A window of Candidatus Nitrospira allomarina genomic DNA:
ATCCATCGTGAAAATCTTTCCTCTCAGCTCTCCACGTGTTGCGGAAATGGCGAAGGTCTTTGAAAATGTTTTTCGCTCAGTGAATATTGCATTAGTGAATGAGCTCACTTTGTTGTGTGACCGGATGAATATAAATGTTTATGAAGTGATTGATGCCGCAGCCACAAAAAACTTTGGCTTCATGCCTTTTTATCCTGGCCCTGGTGTGGGTGGACATTGCATTCCCCTGGATCCATACTACCTAGCATGGAAATCAAAAGAGTATGATGTCCATACCAGGTTCATTGAACTGGCTGGTGAGATCAATGAAAATATGCCCTATTTCGTAATGAATAAGGTTCAGCGGATTTTAAATCAACGAGGTAAATGCTTGAAAGATTCAATCATTTTTGTGTTGGGAGTAACCTATAAGGCCGACATTGAAGATCCACGTGAATCGCCTGCTACAAAAGTCATGGAACTATTGCAACATGAAGGAGCAGCTTTGCAATATTCAGACCCCTTTACTCCTTCCATTATTATTCAAGGAAAGGAATATAAATCTCAACAGATAAACCCTGAATTGTTAAAACGCAGTGCGTGCGCTCTGATTTTGACCGCGCATTCTGCTTTTGATTACCAGTTGATTGTTGAGCACGCTCCCGTGGTATTTGATACCCGTAACGGAACTCGTCAGGTGAAGCATCACCGTGATCGTATTGTGCTGCTTTCAACCTAAGGAGCGTTTCAATACTAAACACATCGGCTTGACAGTCTTACTGTATTTAGTTATAAAGCCCTGTTTAAGCAGGGCTTTTTTGTGTCTTGTGAATCTCTCATTTGTTGGCAGCACTCCCCCCAAAATTGCATTATCAAAAGTTGAATCGCTGAAAGACCTACCGCATGAAGTTGCTCAAGCAATTCTTAGTACGGTTATCGGGGAATATCTTTGAGACCCTGAATCCAAAGTTGGGACCCTATCGTGTAAAGCAAAAGCCACCGCCCCTTAAGCTGGTTTCCCATAACCTTCATCCGGAGGTTTCTCAGGATCGTACCCTCCAACGAACAGCCAATCTTGGCCATATGAGTGCTCTGGAATCAGCTCTTCAAAAAGGGGAAGACTGGTTACTGAACATGCAAGATCCTGAACAGGGATTTTGGGTTGAGGAGTTGGAAGCGGATACGACCCTGACCTCTGAGTATGTGATGCTTCGACGGTTTCTGGATGTGGTTGATCTGGATCGAGAGCGGAAAGCTATTCGGTATTTACTTCATACTCATCTCGAGGATGGGGGTTGGCCCATTTTTTTCGGAGGGCCTGCAGATATCAGTGCATCTGTAAAGGCCTATTTTGCGCTTAAGCTGGCAGGGGTTTCTCCTGATGAGCCCGTGATGCAACGTGCGAGAAGTTTCATCCTCGGCAAGGGTGGTGTCGTTCAGGCCAATGTCTTCACCAAAATCACCTTAGCATTATTCGGGCAATATGATTGGCGCGGGATACCGTGTATGCCTCCAGAAATATTTTTAGCCCCTCAATGGTTTTATTTTAATTTATATGCCGTTTCATATTGGTCCCGTGCAGTCATTATCCCGCTTTTAATTATTTTTGCCCATCGACCTATGTGCACCATCTCCAAGGAACAAGGGATTGATGAACTTTTTCTTCAGCCTCGTCAGGAGGTGGACTATGCTCATGTGCCACCGTTGCACAGGGATTCCACCCTGATAAGCTGGCGGAATTTTTTTGTTTGGGTCGATGGGCTGCTTCGTTTATATGAGGCCTATCACATAAAGGCCCTCCGGAAAAAAGCTTTGAGTAGCGTACAGTCTTGGATGCTTGAACATATGGGTGGAGAGGGAGGATTGGGAGCCATCTATCCGGCAATGGCCTATTCGGTTTTTGCCCTTCGAGCTTTGGGATACTCTACCGATCATCCGTTGGTTCAAAAAGCATTGAGGGAAATAGAAGCACTTGAAATTTACTCGAATCCCGGTAATACCCCAACGCCCACTATGCTGCATTTACAGCCTTGTCATTCTCCAGTTTGGGATACAGCCTTGACGATTAATGCGTTGATCGAACGGGGCCTTGCGCTGGACCATTCCTCATTGCAACATGCGGATGCTTGGTTGCGAGCCCGTCAGTGTCAAAAAGTAGGAGATTGGGCGGTGTCGGCTCCAAAAGCTCGGGCTGGTGGATGGGCGTTCCAATTTGAAAATGAATGGTATCCCGATGTCGATGATACCGCGGCTGTGGTGACGGGGTTGGCCAAGATTAATTCTGCCGACGTGTTCGGTTCAGATGAGGTCCTTCAACGAGGGTTCCGATGGGCTTTGGCGTTACAGGGGTCAGATGGTGGTTGGGGCGCATATGATAAGGATAACAATAAATTAATTTTTAACAAGATTCCTTTTGCGGATCATCAGGCTCTTTTGGATCCCAGTACGGCCGATTTAACCGGTCGCTGCTTGGAAATGTTAGGAACGTTAGGGTACGACCAGTCTCACCCTGCCGTGAACCCCGCAATTGAGTTCTTACGCAAGGAGCAAGAGCCAAACGGAAGTTGGTATGGCCGATGGGGGGTCAATTATATTTATGGGACGTGGTGTGTCCTTTCAGGCCTTCGTGCAATAGGCATTGATATGACGGTGCCGTGGATCCAGCAGGCAGTGATTTGGCTAGAGTCCGTTCAGAACTCTGATGGGGGTTGGGGGGAATCCTGTGATTCCTACGCTGATGTGGAGAAGGCCGGGCGAGGAGAAAGTGCCGCATCTCAAACCGCCTGGGCCCTCATGGCCCTGCTTCAAGCTGGAGAATCGGACTCCATAAGTGTTGTCAGGGGAGTCAATTGGCTCATTCGCCATCAACGTGAGAATGGAGTTTGGGATGAGCCGTTTCATACGGGTACCGGGTTCCCCAGGGTCTTTTATTTACGGTATCATGGGTATTTTAAATATTTCCCCATCTGGGCCCTGGGTATGTACCGGAATGTAAAAATAACCGGGGAAGCAAGGGCCGATCAATTACGAAAGGCCGCCCAAGTGGCCAGACGCCAGAGTAAGCTTGTGTAATTTCGGTCCTGACTGCCTACCTTTTGCATATTTCCCATTTCCCGATGATGGCAGGAGCCTCCTCTGACCAAAATCGTCATATTGACTGCAACCCATGTAGAGTTTAACGCTGTTGGCCGGACTCTTCCCCGTGTGTGCTCTGCCAATCTCCCAGGGTATGCTGGCTTAGAGAGTCAGGGCGCTTCAACCCATGTCTTATTAGTGAAGACGGGAATAGGTCCAGGAAAGGCTGAAAGGGTTACCCGGCAAATTTTAGAGAGCGAAGCATGGGATGTCGTCATTTCTACCGGTTTTGCCGGTGCTCTCAATTCTTCCCCAATCGGATCGCTGGTGGTCGGGCAAGAGGTTCTCTTGGGGCAGTCTACAGAGATGTTCTCTGATTCTGATCTGCAACGAATTGTGTGTCATCCTGAGTGGGTCAAGGCGGCATTAAGGGTCCCATTGACGGATGGGTGCCTTCTTCAAGTTGGTCGGTTTGTAACGACGGATCGAGTGCTGACACAGGCTACACAAAAACGTATTCTGGGGGAACGGACCGGAGCGATGGCTGTAGATATGGAGAGTGGAGCGATAGGCGAAGTGGCGAAGCAGTTTGGTTTCCCTTTTTTGATTATTCGTGCGATATCTGATGGTATTAACGAGGATTTACCGGTAGACTTCAATATGTTTCTCAAGCCATTTGGGTGGGTTGGGGGTATAGGACAGGTCCTATCCTCACCTCGATGTTGGAAGGGATTTTTTCGTTTGTATCGGCATTCGAGGCAGGCCGGAATCCAACTTTCTAGTTTTTTTGAAAATTTTTTCCCGATTGTTTCAGCTCAAACTTTCTCCATGGCCATCAATAAATCTGGCGCAGAAATTCCATGATATTATTGCAACAAATTGGGAAACGGACTCTTTTCTTGATAGAAGAAATGGGGGCCATGTTTGTGTTTTTGATACGGACGTTTGGATGGTTGTTCCGACCACCGGTGAGAATCGCTCAAATTATCAAGCAAATGCATTTTGTGGGATTCAAGTCTTCTTTTGTTGTGATTCTGACGGCGTTATTTACCGGAATGGTGTTAGCGCTTCAAGGGTACTATTCCCTGAGGAAGTTTGGTTCTGAAGGTTTGCTAGGGTCTGCGGTGGCGATAAGTATGATCCGTGAGCTAGGTCCGGTATTAGCGTCATTGATGGTGACGGCTCGCGCGGGATCAGCCATGACCGCAGAAATTGGAATTATGCGTATTACCGAGCAAATTGACGCATTGGAGACTATGGCAATCAATTCCTTGCAGTATTTGATTACTCCCAAGGTTGTTGCGTCGCTTATTTCGGTGCCCTTGTTGGTTGCTATGTTTGACGTGGTGGGAATATGGGGAGGGTATCTGGTTGGGGTCAAGTTGCTCGGAGTCAGCGGGGGATCCTATTGGAGTTCAATCGAATCAGCGGTGGAATGGAAAGATGTTTATGGGGGGATCTTAAAGTCGATTAGTTTTGGCCTGATTATCAGCTGGGTCTGCTGCTATAAAGGGTATTACACGAGAATGAGTGCCGAGGGTTTAGGGAAAGCTACCACTGAATCTGTGGTCTTGGCGGCAGTTCTTATTTTGGTGTGGGACTATTTTTTAACCTCCGTCCTTATGTAACGTTACGTATGTCTACGAGTCTACCGATGGTCATTAAGCTGGAAGGGGTGGAAAAGACCTTAGGAGGACAATCTGTGCTCAAAGGGATCACTCTCGATATTCCTAAAGGTAAAATTACGACGATTATCGGTCCGAGCGGTGAGGGCAAAAGTGTGATGCTTAAGCACATCATTGGGTTGATTCGCCCGGATCGAGGCCGAGTCATTATTGATGGAACGGACCTTACGCAAATTAATGACCAAGAATTGAATGACATACGCAAAAAATTTGCTATGTTGTTTCAATCGGCTGCCTTGTTTGATTCTATGACTGTATTTGATAATGTCGCTTTTCCCTTGCGAGAAAAACGCATGATGACTGAACAGGAAATTTGTCGATGGGTACCAGAGATGCTGGAGAGGGTAGGGTTGGACAAGATGGGCCATAAATTTCCTGCAGAACTGAGCGGAGGAATGAAGAAACGTGCAGGATTAGCCAGGGCGCTGGTGATGGGGCCGGAGATTATATTATTTGATGAACCGACGACGGGGTTGGACCCGTTGATGGCCCATGCCATCCATAACCTCATTTTGGCTATGCATAAAACCTTTGGCTTTACCGGTGTGATGGTGAGCCATGAAATCCCAGAGATCTTCCCTATCTCGGATTGGGTTGCTATGTTAAAGAATGGAAAGATTATTGCTATGTGTCCTTCAAATGAATTTCAGCAGACTGCCGATCCTGTGGTGCGTGAGTTTATTTCGGTCAATAATGGTATTAATCTCGCTCCAGTCTGAATCTCCTGGCTCTCGGGAGTGGGTTAGGGAGTGATAAGTGTCAAGCTGAACTATATGCATTATCCTTCCTGGGCCTTGCCCTAATAAAACATCAATTACTCGAACTGAAATATTATGATGGAACGTGGAAAACTTGAATTAATCGTCGGAATATTTGTGTTAGTGGGGGTCATCTGCCTTGGGTATTTGGCGATCAAACTTGGAAAGCTTGAGCTGGTTGGAGGGGATTATTACGAACTCCAGGCAGAATTTTCTTCCACTTCCGGGTTGAAAAACGGCGCGTCGGTAGAAATCGCCGGAGTAGAGGTGGGCCGTGTAAAAAAAATCGGACTGAACGACGATCGGGCTCAAGTGGTCCTAGCGATTCAGGATGGGATCACGGTGTTTGACGATGCGATTGCTTCAATCAAGACTCGTGGCATTATCGGAGAAAAATTCATGGAATTATCTCCCGGCGGGGCGGGCGAACGTTTGAAGACTGGTGGAACCATTGTGGACACTGAATCTGGAATTGACCTAGAGCAGGTGATTAGTCAATTTATCCATGGCAATGTTGAGTGAGGCTTGTTTGGTGAAATAGATGTGGAGGAAATATGCAAAGGGAATGGGTTAAGAAACCTGAGTTAAAGGTGAGAGCCAGTGCAGGTGAACCTCGAAGGGTGCAGTTTAAACATTCTTCAAGAAATGTGGCAGTGTTATTATTTGGTTGGATAGTAGTTTCTTTTGCCTGTATGACTGTCGCATGGGGAGGAGGTACTCCAACGGGGGCAGTTAAGGAAACCGTTGATCAGGTTTTTGTGGTGCTGAGGGATCAAGCGTTGAAGGATCCTTCGAGAGAGACGGAACGGCGAGCCAAGCTGGAAGAAATCATCGGAAAGCGGTTTGATTATGGCGAAATGGCCAAGCGTACCCTGGCTTCTCAGTGGAAGGGATTAAGTACAGAGCAACAACAAGAATTTGTGACTTTATTTCAACAGTTTTTGGCAAATTCCTATGTCGGCAATGTAGACGGATATTCGGGGGAAGAAGTGGAGTACCTCAAAGAGCGCGAAAAAGGAGAATTCGCTGAAGTTCAGACTAAAGTGGTGTCTCCGAAAGTGCAAATACCCTTGGACTATCGTCTGTTGCAAAAAAATGGAGAGTGGTGGGTGTATGACGTAGTGATTGATGGAGTAAGTTTGATGAAAAATTACCGTGGGCAATTTTCCCGTATTATTAACTCCTCATCGTTTGAAGCTCTTCTCGAGAAGCTTCGTTCAAAAGCCGACCTGGGGACTTCGTCCTAAGGAGTCGGTTTTGTGATATCGTTTCGTTCGTGGGGCCTGGTATTGGTGTGCCTGGCCTTAGGCGGCGTTATCCTTCAATCTTCTAAAGTCCTCGCCGAAAATTCTTTTTTTGTGGTTCCTGCGTTTTCTACCTCCAAAAATGATGGACAAGACTTTGGGTTGATTGCCCCGTCATTGAATTCGGATGCGGAAGGTAACCTTCGTTCTCTCTTTGCTCCCATGTTGATTCACAATTCATTTTTAGGAGTCCGGGGAACCTTGAACTATTTTCATTATTGGTCTGGTGGGAGGCAAATGGAGACAGTCGGTTCGTATACAGAGGAAATTGAACGAAAGCTGAAGTTTCGTTACCAGGATCCTGGGTTTATCGAAGGGCTGTTCTTTGTGGATGTTGGAGCACAGTTTTTCAAAAATGCGACCAAGCGGTTTTATGGTTTAGGACAAACCACTCCCAAAAGTAATGAATCAAACTATACGGGGCGTGAAATTCACATTCATTGGAACTTTGGTATCCATTTGAATGATGTGACGCGATTATCCGTTAACCAAAGATTTCGAAATGTTGAAATTCAACCGGGAGGTGTAGATGACGAGCCATATACTAAGGATCGTTTCCCGCGGGATCCGGGGATAAAAGGTGCGACGATTTTAGCCCACCGTCTGGTGTTTCAATATGATTCCAGAGATAACCTCAATACCCCGACCGCGGGCACCCGAGTCGAAGCATTCGGGGAATTGGCGCAGAACTTTGATTTTGGGAAAGAAGAGGATCTGTTGTATTTTCGTTCAGGGTTTGATATCAGGCACCTGATACCGAGTCCCTCCAAACGGTATATTTTTGTGGCCCGAGCGATGCTGCAATTAAGTTTTGGCGATGGGATCCCCTTTTACGAACAAAGTTCCTTGGGAGGAGAAGACAACCTGAGAGGATATGGGAAGGATCGGTTTATTGATAAACATATGGTGGCATTTAATGTGGAGGAACGTATACATCTATTTGGGATGAAGATGTTCAATGTCAGTATAGAATGTGAATTAACGCCATTTGTGGATATGGGGAGAACCTATAAGGATTTTAAATTTCGTCAATTTCATGATTGGGAAGTTACACCTGGAGTAGGCTTCCGAGCCATTGTCCGTCCCAATGTCATGGCCCGGGTGGATTGGGGGTACAGTAGGGAAGGTGGAGCAGTCTTTGCTGGCCTCAACTATCCTTTTTGATACAGCCCATAGTCAATCTGCTCTTCCAAAAAAAACATGTAATGACAAGATCAAGGACTACGCGTTTATTTGTGCCAATAGGGTTACTTTTCCTCGTAGGAGTCCTCATTCTTTTTTCTGGGGCATTGCAGGGTGAGGACTCAATCGACCAGCAAAATCCCGAGAGTCTTGAAAGGGAGCTGGAGATTTTGGTGAGGGAGGGAGCAGCTAATTCAAACGATCTTACGCGCTTGCTTCGGATGGCCGGTTTGTATTTGGATCTAGGGTACGGGGTATACGTTGATCGGGAGCAGAAGTTGGCAGCTTTCCAGGAAGGAGCCCGTCTCGCTCAAAAAGCCTTTGGTCTTCGTGAGTCTTCTGCCGATGCCCATTTTTTGTATGCCGCCAATCTTGGGAGTGCGGCGGAGTTGGAGGGTTTGGTTTCGGCGGCATTGACGATTCAGAAGTTAAAGAAGCATGTGAATCGGGTTTTGGAACTTGATCCAAACAATGTTCAGGCTCACCATATGTTAGGACGGATGTATGAGGAGTTACCCTGGGTGTTAGGAGGCGATCAGAACGTAGCTGGAGAGCATTTGAAAAAAGCGGTTTCTCTCGATAGCCGGTATGCACCGGCAGGGTTGGATCTTGCGAAATGGTACCTGAAACACGGACAAAATTTGGAGGCAGTGAAGGAGCTAAACCGGGTTGTAAATACCCCCCCTCTTAAAAAGCGATGGATATGGGAACGGATTCATCGACCGGAAGCTCAAGCCCTGCTCCAGCAGGCCCTAGGCCAGGTGGATGTTGACCGTTCCACTGCTCATCCCTGAAGTTAGACCAAATGCTTGACAGGCAATAGCAGCTATGGGAAGATTTTGTTTAGTCATGTCAGAATTTGGACATTTTTAGTTATTCCCCAACAATACGTTAGGTTCTTCAAGAAAGGATGCCCAATGTCCTTGCTAAAAAGGATTGAAAGTCCAGCAGATTTAAAGAAACTTTCTCGGGACCAATTCCCTGAACTTTGTCAGGAAATTCGGGAACTCATTATAGAGGTAATCTCCCATGTGGGGGGGGCATTTGGCCTCCAATTTAGGCGTGGTGGAGTTGACGGTGGCTTTGCAGTATTTATTGAACACGCCAGACGATAAAATTGTCTGGGATACCAGTAATCAGGCTTACACACATAAATTATTAACGGGCCGTCGTGAACAATTCCATACGGTCCGCCAGTTCGGGGGAATAAGCGGATTTTGTAAACGAGAAGAAAGCATCTATGACACGTTTAATGCCGGACATGCCGGAACCGGTGTGTCCGCTGCCGTGGGCTTTGTGGAGGCACGTGAGCAATTAGGCAAGTCCAATAAGGTCGTTTGCGTCGTAGGAGACGGGGCACTCACTGCCGGAATGACATTGGAAGGATTGCAGCATGCCGGAGATATGGGCCGGGACTGTGTGGTGATCCTTAATGATAATCAAATGTCGATTTCACGAAACGTCGGAGCTATTTCCGCCTATCTTAATCGGACCTTTACCGGGGAGTTCTATACAAGACTTCGTGAGGAAACCTCTCAACTCCTGGAAACCATTCCGCAAATTGGAGAACCCGTAAAGCGAATGGCGATTCGGGCCGAAGAGCTGGCCAAAGGCTTACTGCTCCCGGGTCTGCTATTTGAAGAGTTGGGATTTCGATATGTCGGTCCCATTGATGGACACAATTTTGAGCATTTACTCCCGACGTTGGAGAATGTTTTGAAATTAAAAGGGCCAACTCTCCTGCATGTGATTACCAAAAAAGGATTGGGTTTTCAGCCGGCAATGAAGAATCCTGTTTGGTTCCATGCCTGTTCACCGTTTGATTCAAAGACTGGGCAACCGATGAAAAAGCCCGGTCACCCTTCGTATAGTTCTATTGCTGCTAAAACCCTGATTCGTCAAGCCAAAAAAGATAACCGGGTGTTGGTCATTACGGCTGCGATGTGCGAGGGAACGGGAATGTCTGAGTTTGAAAAGGAATTTCCCTCCCGTTTGATTGATGTCGGGATTGCCGAGCAGCATGCGGTGACATATGCAGCTGGTCTCGCCGCGGATAATATGCGGCCGGTTATCTGTATGTACTCGACCTTTCTGCAGCGGGCCTATGATCAGGTTGTGCATGATGTGGCAACCCAAAATCTGCCGGTGACCTTTTGTATTGATCGGGGAGGATTGGTGGCCGAAGACGGAACGACCCATCATGGGGCTTTTGATTTTGCGTTTCTGCGGCATGTTCCCAATATGGTAATTATGGCCCCAAAAGATGAAAATGAACTCCAACATATGGTCCAAACAGGATTAGTGCATGATGGTCCGGTGGCGGTTCGATATCCTCGCGGTAGTAGCCTTGGGGTGCCTTTAGATTCTGAACCCATTCCCCTTACTATCGGCCAGGGTGAGCTATTATCCGATGGGCGAGATGTGGCTATTATCGCAATTGGGGTTATGGTCTCGGAGGCGATGAAAGCGGCTGAGCGCTTACAAGAAGAAGGCGTATCCGTGGCTGTCATTAATGCACGTTTTGTGAAGCCGCTGGATAAAACCCTTATTCGAGAAATTGCCAACAAAGTAAAATGCTTAATTACTGTCGAAGAAGGGTGCCGAATGGGCGGATTTGGATCTGCGGTCCTAGAATTTTTATCGGAAGAGGAATGTTGGAGTATTCCGACTAAAGTACTCGGATTACCAGATTGGTACATTGAACAAGGGCCTCAGGATTTGCTCAGGGAAAAATACGGTCTCACGGCGGATGGGATTTATGATCAGGCCAAGGCGTTACATGACCGGGTTTCTCTGCAAGCAGTGATACGCTAGTCTATTCTCGTGTATATTTCTCGACGAAAAACCAAACAAATCCAGGTTGGATCGGTCAAAGTTGGTGGGGATGCCCCCATAACGGTCCAGTCTATGACGATTCCTCATCCGAGGGACGTTGCTGGGACTCTGGAGCAGATTCACCTATTAGAGAAAGCTGGATGTGAATTAATTAGGGTAGCCGTACCCGATATGGAAGCCGCTGATGCGCTTCCCAAAATTAAATCACAAATGACGGTACCCTTGATCGCAGATATCCATTTTGACCATCGTCTTGCACTCAAAGCCGCCAAAGTTGTGGATTGCGTCCGTATTAATCCAGGGAATATTGGGCCATGGTGGAAAACCGAAGAAGTGATTCAGGCTGTCAATGACTATGGCATTCCACTCAGAATTGGCGTGAATGGCGGTTCCTTGGAGAAGCATCTTCTTGAAAAATACGGCTACCCCACGGCTGAAGCACTTGCGGAATCGGCATTGAACGCGGTTCATGCGTTGGAGGATGTTGGGTTTACGAATATGAAGGTGTCCCTGAAGGCCTCTGACGTGCACATGGCGATTGATGCCTATTGGTTGTTTGCCCAGCAAGCCAATTACCCATTGCATATCGGCATTACCGAAGCAGGAACTGCGATGACAGGTGCGGTGAAATCTGCTATTGGGTTAGGTTGGCTGCTTTCTCAGGGCATCGGCGACACCCTTCGGGTCTCTTTAGCGGCCGATCCGGTAGAAGAAGTCAAAGTCGGATTTGAAATTCTGAAATCGCTGGAGCTTCGTCATCGTGGTGTCAATGTGATTGCTTGTCCAACATGTGGGCGAGTGGAAATTGATGTGGTGAAAATGGCTAACGAATTAGAGCATCGACTGGGACATATCACCACCCCAATCACTGTATCCGTCTTGGGTTGTGTAGTGAATGGAATTGGTGAAGGGAAAGAAGCTGATATTGGAATTGCCGGAGGTCAAGGCGTAGGAATTCTTTTTAAAAAAGGGAAATTATATAAACGTGTGCCATCTGAAGACCTTCTTCATACTTTGATTGAAGAAGTGGAGTTGATGGCCAAAGAGCAGGGTGGTCAGGATTCGAGCGTCAATGGTCATGAGACGCCCGATGCCGGCTCCATTCATCAATCCCCAATGGAAGATCTTTCCTTAAGCCCGATACGATCTGTCTCCAGAGAACTTCCCGTGTTGCCTCGTCAGTAATGATTCCAGCCTTTTGAGGACTAAAGAAAGAGAAAGTCAGACTTTTTCTTGTACAAGAGAAAATAGACTTCTTATAATGGGCTCGCAAAGGCGCCGTACCCAAGTGGCTAAGGGAGCAGTCTGCAAAACTGCGATTCAGCGGTTCGAACCCGCTCGGCGCCTCCATTTATTTATTATTTTATCCTGTTTAAACCAGGCAGAGGATTAGAATGTAGGCTGGGGGTAAGAGTGGATGCGCTTGAATTATGGTGAAAATCTAGAGGGAGTAAAATAATCATGTCGGTACCTGTATCTCAAATGTATACCGTAGCTCATTATGCCCTCTCAAAGCACTTACGGGGTGTGAAGCGATACCCTCTTGTGCTCATGTTAGAGCCGCTCTTTCGGTGTAACCTGGAATGTGCAGGGTGTGGAAAAATCCAGTACCCGGATCATATTTTGAATCGGAGACTGACGCCTGAGCAATGTTGGGCTGCTGCTGAGGAATGTGGTGCACCAATTGTGAGTATTCCTGGAGGAGAGCCCCTGATTCATCCTGAAATGCCAGCCATTGCCGAAGGGCTTGTGAAGCGAAAGAAATATGTTTACCTCTGTACAAATGCCATTCTGCTTGAACGAAAATTACAGGACTATACTCCCTCGAAATACCTTACATTTAGCATCCATATGGATGGTCTCAAGGAAGAGCATGACCATGCCGTTTGTCGAGATGGCGTCTATGACGTTGCCGTGAAAGCCATTAAGGCTGCTTTAGCCAAAGGTTTTCGGGTGACGACCAATACGACATTATTTAATGATGCGGCGCCTGCTCGTGTCAGGCGATTTTTTGATGAAATGATGGAGTTGGGTGTGGAAGGCATGATGATTTCTCCTGGGTATAGTTATGAAAAGGCTCCAGATCAGCATAGTTTTTTAAGCCGTGAACGGACGCATTCGTTATTTGCGCAATTGCTGGCCCAACGTAAACGTGCGTGGCAGTTCAACCAATCTCCGTTATTTCTTGAATTCCTGATGGGAAAACGGGAGTATGAGTGCACCCCTTGGGGGAATCCCACGTACAACATTTTTGGATGGCAGCGCCCCTGTTATTTATTGCAGGATGGGTACGTATCCACTTTTCGAGAATTAATGGAAGAAACGGAGTGGGAGCGTTATGGGACGGGACGACATGAACAATGCCGGGATTGTATGGTGCATTGTGGGTATGAAGCTTCTGCCGTGAAAGATACCTTCAGCTCATGGAGTGGGTTTTTTGGGACGGTCAGGGCGACCCTGTTTCCCAATGCTGTGTGAGGCTACTCCTCTGTGTTTTTCTTTTCTTTCCTCAACTCTGGGTCCACTGGAAAATGTCTCCACGTTTAGCTGTCAATAAGGGGTCATCATGGGTTTAGATGTATCTCCAACTGATACTCCTCAATCATGGGAAGGACGGCATCTGCAGCCTTCGAATGAGAAAGAATTGCACGAAGCCATGGATCGCATATTTGATTATCGAGGCGATGTGACGATTCACCTGAAAACAGGGGAGCAGGTTATAGGATTTGTATTTGATCGTCA
This region includes:
- a CDS encoding nucleotide sugar dehydrogenase — protein: MDILEKIKNRSAKVGVIGLGYVGLPLAVLQAKAGYHVFGVDEVVAKVEMVNQGRNYILDVVDSELQGVVEQKKLQATTDFSVLRQCDVILICVPTPLTKNKEPDISAIVKVLGHLADYSHPNMLVVLESTTYPGTTEEVILPALTAKGLTAGKDLFVAFSPERVDPGNAEFKTHNTFKLVGGVTKVCGEVAKAFYEQSIVKIFPLSSPRVAEMAKVFENVFRSVNIALVNELTLLCDRMNINVYEVIDAAATKNFGFMPFYPGPGVGGHCIPLDPYYLAWKSKEYDVHTRFIELAGEINENMPYFVMNKVQRILNQRGKCLKDSIIFVLGVTYKADIEDPRESPATKVMELLQHEGAALQYSDPFTPSIIIQGKEYKSQQINPELLKRSACALILTAHSAFDYQLIVEHAPVVFDTRNGTRQVKHHRDRIVLLST
- the shc gene encoding squalene--hopene cyclase, which produces MKLLKQFLVRLSGNIFETLNPKLGPYRVKQKPPPLKLVSHNLHPEVSQDRTLQRTANLGHMSALESALQKGEDWLLNMQDPEQGFWVEELEADTTLTSEYVMLRRFLDVVDLDRERKAIRYLLHTHLEDGGWPIFFGGPADISASVKAYFALKLAGVSPDEPVMQRARSFILGKGGVVQANVFTKITLALFGQYDWRGIPCMPPEIFLAPQWFYFNLYAVSYWSRAVIIPLLIIFAHRPMCTISKEQGIDELFLQPRQEVDYAHVPPLHRDSTLISWRNFFVWVDGLLRLYEAYHIKALRKKALSSVQSWMLEHMGGEGGLGAIYPAMAYSVFALRALGYSTDHPLVQKALREIEALEIYSNPGNTPTPTMLHLQPCHSPVWDTALTINALIERGLALDHSSLQHADAWLRARQCQKVGDWAVSAPKARAGGWAFQFENEWYPDVDDTAAVVTGLAKINSADVFGSDEVLQRGFRWALALQGSDGGWGAYDKDNNKLIFNKIPFADHQALLDPSTADLTGRCLEMLGTLGYDQSHPAVNPAIEFLRKEQEPNGSWYGRWGVNYIYGTWCVLSGLRAIGIDMTVPWIQQAVIWLESVQNSDGGWGESCDSYADVEKAGRGESAASQTAWALMALLQAGESDSISVVRGVNWLIRHQRENGVWDEPFHTGTGFPRVFYLRYHGYFKYFPIWALGMYRNVKITGEARADQLRKAAQVARRQSKLV
- a CDS encoding phosphorylase family protein, with translation MTATHVEFNAVGRTLPRVCSANLPGYAGLESQGASTHVLLVKTGIGPGKAERVTRQILESEAWDVVISTGFAGALNSSPIGSLVVGQEVLLGQSTEMFSDSDLQRIVCHPEWVKAALRVPLTDGCLLQVGRFVTTDRVLTQATQKRILGERTGAMAVDMESGAIGEVAKQFGFPFLIIRAISDGINEDLPVDFNMFLKPFGWVGGIGQVLSSPRCWKGFFRLYRHSRQAGIQLSSFFENFFPIVSAQTFSMAINKSGAEIP
- a CDS encoding MlaE family ABC transporter permease, with protein sequence MILLQQIGKRTLFLIEEMGAMFVFLIRTFGWLFRPPVRIAQIIKQMHFVGFKSSFVVILTALFTGMVLALQGYYSLRKFGSEGLLGSAVAISMIRELGPVLASLMVTARAGSAMTAEIGIMRITEQIDALETMAINSLQYLITPKVVASLISVPLLVAMFDVVGIWGGYLVGVKLLGVSGGSYWSSIESAVEWKDVYGGILKSISFGLIISWVCCYKGYYTRMSAEGLGKATTESVVLAAVLILVWDYFLTSVLM
- a CDS encoding ABC transporter ATP-binding protein, coding for MVIKLEGVEKTLGGQSVLKGITLDIPKGKITTIIGPSGEGKSVMLKHIIGLIRPDRGRVIIDGTDLTQINDQELNDIRKKFAMLFQSAALFDSMTVFDNVAFPLREKRMMTEQEICRWVPEMLERVGLDKMGHKFPAELSGGMKKRAGLARALVMGPEIILFDEPTTGLDPLMAHAIHNLILAMHKTFGFTGVMVSHEIPEIFPISDWVAMLKNGKIIAMCPSNEFQQTADPVVREFISVNNGINLAPV
- the mlaD gene encoding outer membrane lipid asymmetry maintenance protein MlaD, which codes for MERGKLELIVGIFVLVGVICLGYLAIKLGKLELVGGDYYELQAEFSSTSGLKNGASVEIAGVEVGRVKKIGLNDDRAQVVLAIQDGITVFDDAIASIKTRGIIGEKFMELSPGGAGERLKTGGTIVDTESGIDLEQVISQFIHGNVE